The Nicotiana sylvestris chromosome 6, ASM39365v2, whole genome shotgun sequence genomic sequence ATCCAAGACATTTGTGTTCCAAAAACTTAAATTGAAATATAGAAATTCAGACATAATAACTGATTCATAAATAACAGCCCCTTAGAATAATTATGTGATTCATTTCTACAACTTTTAGCTCCTTATCTTTCGAGGAAAGTTATACTTTATTATTTCTAACGTAAATGAAAGACTGCCTAATGTCGCCAAAAAAAGGTTAATAAGTAACTTCCAATCCAAAGGACCCATACAATTTGTTTTCTCAAAACATTTAATCCACGTTTGTACTATCAGATTAGATCCAATAGAGTTAAActgtaaggggtcgtttggtatgggtaTAAGTAAATATAGTActgatataaaaatttaatatcaccTTAATATTTTGTTTGGTTAGTAAACCTGGTATAAGTTATTCCGGAATTAAAATTAGTACTAGAATAACTTATACATTATAGGGGGTGGGGTAATTAGTGCCGGGATAACTTACATCttcttcttaaaaattatgcaattatCATTTTTAATATATCATACCAaataatgaataaaaaataataccAAGATAACTAATCTCAACCTAACTTATCTCAAACATAGACCTTatacaaaccaaacgacccccagAAATATATTCTTGCCATTAATAAAGTACAAGACATTACGTGTAAAACCTTAAGCACTTCAAAAGAAGTGACAAAAACTGAACTCTCGTGAATTTAGCAACTAGATAGAATAATAAAAGAACTGAACTGAACAGAGTTTCCTACAAAAAAAAATGGCAGGGACTTCAAACCTAACGAAAAGCTTCAGCACTTACTCTATTTCTCATTCGCTTCACCCTCGAATTCACACTCAAATTCTCTCACAGTTCCAGCGCATTCCCAGTTACAACTACAGCGTTCCAATTCACAAATTTGCGTCCAGAATTGAAAACAATGGACCTCGGAAAATGGGTCGGGTCCAGATTCGGGCGATGTCGGGTTCATTCGGGTCCCGATTGGAGGAGAGTGTGAAAAAGACCATTACTGAAAACCCAGTTGTTGTTTACTCCAAAACTTGGTGTTCGTAAGTTGTTGAATTTTAGTACTCGTATAATATTTTAGgtaaaaatggaatttttatgcCTAATTGTCCGCTTTATTTGAGCTTATTTTGAAGTAGGGTTCTTGATTTTTTGTTGTAAAAAGGTACTCAATGGAGGTGAAAGCTTTGTTCAAAAAACTTGGAGTAGATCCACTTGTTATTGAATTGGATGAAATGGGTAAGTTTCTTCCAAAGTTAACAACTTTTACTAATTTACTTAACAGAGTTTAAGTCCTGTGCAGTTACGGTAACTATACAAATAATTTCAAGTAACTTTAAATAATTGATTGATTGATTCTTTAATAAATGGAAAGTAACCTTAACAGGTAAAATTACATTAATGGTGTAAAAAATTCATTAAACTGTTAGTGCATATAGTTTGAATCCTACTTAGGATCATCTTCTTTCCGAGCTTCATGCAATCAATTTTCGTGATTTGACTCCAAAAGAAATGTTTACTTTGTGTGGGAATTATGTCTATAGGCGTATTTTTTCTTAGTGTGAATTGAGAAGGTAATCTTTTCCTAAGCCGAGGGTCTTCCGAAAACAGCCTCTTTGCCTTCttgaaggtaggggtaaggtatgcgtacgcactaccctccccagatcccacttatGGAATTCCACTAGGTCTGTTGTTGTTGAATTGAGAAGGTAATCTTTTAAGTGTATTATGTACACGATCTTAGTATGATTGTTGTGAATCCAATAGTAAGGCTTATAAATATGACTTTGAATCTAAGATGATTAATGAGTTGAATGTAATATACAAATGGAATATTTGAGATGATAATTGTAAATACTCTACTAGCATGGTTTATTTTGGTTACATCAAATACAGTCGAATACCTGAGTTTAAGTTACTCATAAATAATAAAGTCAGTTAATATTAAGTAGGCTAACTGCTAATCTGCAAAATTGATGTTGTCAAACAAGAGGAATGGTGGTTGCAGACTGTTTGTTTTACAAAGTTATGCAATCCAGTTGACAAGAATTTCCCTTGTACAACAAGGTTTTGGCCAAAATGCTTGTTGGTTGAGTTAGTGGTAGTTTCTGGGTATTCGAAACAATTATTTGAGATCTTGAGCTAGATGACAATTCTTATTATGGAATTAGATGCTTAGTAAAGTAATGCTAGCTCATATTGCTGTTTTAACTTCATGAATGAGAAACATTGGTGGCCAAAGGTCTATGAGTAGACGGGAGCTGAGCCTGCGTTCACATTGGTCTAGACTATTAGTTTTTTACCTAGGGCCTGAATAGGACGTCTGCTAAGACCGGTGCCTACACTTTGAAGAGAGAAGTAAAAGGGACTTCAACTTGAGAATTGAATCCTAGTCACCTTATGAAGGAAAAAAAGGGGTAGCTTGTGCTTAGAACCTCATGGGTATATCGATCAAAATTTTGTGTGGTGTCCATTTAGTTGGCTTGATGGTGGTCAATAATGAAAGCTTGAAGTTCCCTTGTTACCAGTATTCCTTTAGTTTTGGTTATGACGCGTGCAAATTCTTCAGAAACACCACATGCAAGTAAATGCCATTCCACTACAACTCTATTCGGGGAATTTGACAAAGTTCAGCTGGAAGTGGTTGTATGTAATTTACATGAATATGTATCTTTTAATGCATGGCTCATTTCACCATGTCCAAAAATACAAGCAGATGGTGGTGCTACATTGTTATCCGCTGATGAAGGTAGCAACACACAACCTTGTGTTTCAAGTAGAACTCTCATTGAACAAAGAGGAGAAGTTCAGAAATTGTGTTGTTTCTCATATTGTTATTTAACCATAAATACGTGCTGGCCTTTGTATATTCTTCTACTACCACAGACTACCCAAAAGAAGAAGGGAAATCTCAAAAATTTGGGAAAAGTGTGTGCACAGTTCACAACAAGTCTTATTAGTTCATTTTGATTATCTGCACTTGAAACTATTTCCCATTAACTAAGGTTATCTAAGTTTCAACTGTCGCATTCCATGCTCTAGTCATATACAAATGTATACTTTTTCCCAATTAGTTGATGCTATCTCTAAATTTGTGGTTTCAGGTCCCCAAGGACCACAGCTGCAGAAAGTGCTGGAAAGGCTTACTGGACAGCATACGGTTCCCAATGTATTCATTGGTACGAAATGTCGTATTCTAGAGTTGTTGACCTTTATAAGTTTTTGGAATATGACAGTAGGCTCTTGGAGCTTATCTATTTCTTTTGCGGGAGCTTCCTGGGTATATAATTCTAAACGTAATAAGCTGATAATTTGCTTCAATAATGAACACAAACTTCTTTATGTGTGAAATTTTCAGAAGTAATAGCCGTCTTCGTGGAGAGCACCATCAGTATTTGGAAATATTTCATCTTTGAGGGGCAATATGTATGACAAGACAGTTTATAGACCTTGGTTTAATATCATGATGAAAATGTAAAGAACTCCTTTAAATTTACAAAGCCAAAAAAAGAAAATTGAGACAACTGCTTGAATAGTTTAACAGTATGCTACTGCCTCTTAATGAAGAGAGTGCCTGTTTTGGCACTTGCTGCTGATTTTTATTGCGTGGCTTATGTGAAGGACTTGTAATAAATGTGTTTTTCTCTATGACCAGGGGCCAAACACATTGGTGGTTGTACAGGTACATTCTCTGATCAGTCTTATGCTTTCACCATAGATTTGCAGAAACAAAGTATTGCTATTCTGTGTTTTTTCCTTGAAAATAATGATTTGACTTGATTATCAAGTTTATAACCTATTACAACATTGTCAGCCTTGTGAAAAACTCTAGTTTTTAAGTACCTTCCCAGAATGTTTGTAGAGTGTTAGCAACAGGCTCTTGTGCACTACTTTCAAAAATGAGTGGTTGGTAGTGTATGTCCTACCTACAAAAATTGTGCTGAATTAATGAAGAAAAAGCTTTATAGTTGATGAACACTAGAGTACCTTTTTCAGTTCAAATCTCTAGACATTCTTTGCAATATTGCAATTAACTCCAATTACTGTTGAAAGATTGAATAACATATCATAATTATTGGAATATGAAAAACTTGTCGGAGTAGTTGGattactgtttttttttttgggtacaGATACTATTAAGCTGTATCGGAAAGGAGAACTTGAACCTTTGCTGTCGGAAGCTAATGCTGGAAAAACAGAGAGCTAAGCCTTCTTGGCTATCCATGCTAAAGCGATCCTATCTCATTCTCTCCTTGTACGCATTATTCTTTCAGATCTCTTTGACATAATTCATATTTAATTACGTTGTTCCTTTACAAGTATATCTTGCTTCTGATTATTAAACTCACTGTTGAAGCAGAAAATTTATGTTGATGTAACTTCACCCATGAGCTTATAAATGATTTTGCTTCCTCCCTCAAAGATTATCGTTTTATGCTTATTAAATTTGACTAGCACTTACACTTATCTTACTTAAGAGAAACCAAATCAATTGAAAACTAAACAAGAATTTGGTGTTTGTGTGTCAAATATGCTTATTTGAGACTTCAAATATGACAAGCTTGCTTAAAAAAACCGAAGGCTTCCATGCGACAACCTTGTAGAGATGCCTCGTGCATATTGAAGTTGATTGATTGAATTTTGTTCATATTGAAATTACTTCTTAAACAGTGGGGCAGAGCCGAGATGTGTATAAATGCGTCATGCATATTGGAGTTGATTGACTGAATTTGTTTGTGGTCAAATTACTTATTAAACATTGGACAAGACCCAAGATGCATATAAATTCTGTCCTTTGTCTTTTCCAATAAGAGAGGTCAGTTCAAGATTACAGTTTGAATAAAAGAGAAGATTGCAAAAGCTGCTAAACctaggcctcatttgtttgcacttaatggatgtctgaatcttaatcattcagatctcacACATTAAGGGCATTTGTTTtcaaagtctgaatcttaattatccagatcttaatcattaagtgtgtattttttttacttcacaaccacttaatgggtctgaataggtctgtatgattaagatctatagcaaagacttaatttcattaagatgctatcacattttcattattaactgccgccaccgcctaccattatcaactgccaccatcatcctcaatcatagccgcCACCATCATCGACCATCACCACCCACCATCCCCACCACTCCGACCACTATCATTCTCACCCACAATCaacactcatccacctcaactaccacaactaaccaccctatcaccatcaacaaccacaACTGGCACTGCCTATCATTATAACCTACTACCACCCACCCACCACCTTCCTCAATCACAACTAGTACCACCTTCCTCAATCACAA encodes the following:
- the LOC104243297 gene encoding monothiol glutaredoxin-S10-like, with amino-acid sequence MAGTSNLTKSFSTYSISHSLHPRIHTQILSQFQRIPSYNYSVPIHKFASRIENNGPRKMGRVQIRAMSGSFGSRLEESVKKTITENPVVVYSKTWCSYSMEVKALFKKLGVDPLVIELDEMGPQGPQLQKVLERLTGQHTVPNVFIGAKHIGGCTDTIKLYRKGELEPLLSEANAGKTES